A single genomic interval of Helicoverpa armigera isolate CAAS_96S chromosome 22, ASM3070526v1, whole genome shotgun sequence harbors:
- the LOC110381993 gene encoding alpha-tocopherol transfer protein-like has translation MKLKQELLIQPSGEVWKNIRIELKEDVATRDRDVALIREWLKKQPHLPDDWEVPPIMTFLRGSSFSLEKCKRKLDMYFTMRAACPEFFTKRDATRPDLDDIMTNKIQGPPLPGVTPNGRRVTICRGVHPDLNSQQITDTLKLALMIGDVRLTEEREGVAGDIYILDAAILGPSMLAKLSAATIKKFMICVQEAYPIKLKEVHIINTSPLVERFVNFVKPFLKEKIRKRIYIHKDVKGLYKYIPQEMLPTEYGGQCGDMATLQEQWKLKLQEYRDWFKRQDSIIANESLRPGRPTNYDELFGIDGSFRQLSID, from the exons ATGAAGCTAAAACAAGAGCTACTGATCCAGCCTTCTGGCGAGGTTTGGAAGAACATCAGGATCGAGCTGAAGGAGGACGTGGCGACCAGGGACAGGGATGTGGCCCTCATCAGGGAGTGGCTCAAGAAGCAGCCGCATCTGCCTGATGATTGGG AAGTGCCACCCATAATGACCTTCCTCCGTGGCAGCAGTTTCTCCCTGGAGAAGTGCAAGAGGAAGCTAGACATGTACTTCACCATGAGAGCCGCCTGTCCAGAGTTCTTCACCAAGCGGGATGCTACAAGACCTGACCTTGATGATATCATGACCAACAAAAT TCAAGGCCCACCACTGCCAGGAGTTACACCAAATGGCAGACGAGTGACCATATGCAGAG GAGTCCACCCAGACCTGAACTCCCAACAGATCACAGACACTTTAAAGCTGGCTCTCATGATCGGAGATGTGCGTCTAACAGAAGAAAGAGAAGGAGTGGCGGGAGATATATACATACTAGATGCGGCGATATTGGGGCCGAGTATGCTGGCTAAACTGTCTGCCGCTACTATTAAGAAGTTCATGATCTGTGTTCAG GAAGCATATCCTATAAAGCTAAAAGAAGTCCACATCATCAACACATCGCCGCTGGTCGAGCGAtttgttaacttcgtcaaacCTTTCCTCAAGGAGAAGATCAGGAAACGg ATCTACATCCACAAGGACGTGAAGGGTCTGTACAAGTACATACCTCAGGAGATGTTGCCCACCGAGTACGGCGGACAGTGTGGCGACATGGCTACACTACAAg AACAATGGAAGCTAAAACTCCAAGAGTACCGCGACTGGTTCAAGCGACAGGACAGCATCATCGCCAACGAGTCTCTCCGGCCCGGCAGACCCACCAACTATGACGAGTTGTTCGGAATCGACGGCTCGTTCAGACAACTGTCCATCGATTAG
- the LOC110380062 gene encoding alpha-tocopherol transfer protein: MASASVMLVQPKGELWERIRVELNENVNTRDQDLAAIKEWLRKQPHLPDEWEDRCLLTFLRGCSFSLEKCKRKLDMYFTMRAACPEFFTNRDITRPELMDLMSRAQGPTMPGLTPSGKRVTICRGLDKNLDTHQLNDAFKIAMMIGDVRLMEEIEGVAGDVYILDASIVAPSHLGKISPSALKKFFICVQEAYPIKLKEVHVVNATPLIDALFNIIKPFLKEKMRKRIHFHSSFTALHEYVPKELLPEEYGGTGCSLDEINNAWVKKLEEYRDWFKKQESIKADEALRPGKPTNYDELFGIDGSFRQLSID, translated from the exons atggcgtcaGCTTCAGTAATGCTGGTCCAGCCTAAAGGCGAGCTGTGGGAGAGGATCAGGGTGGAGCTGAATGAGAATGTCAACACGAGAGACCAGGATCTGGCAGCTATTAAGGAATGGCTGAGGAAGCAGCCCCATCTGCCGGATGAGTGGG AGGACCGTTGCTTGCTGACCTTCCTGCGAGGCTGCAGCTTCTCCCTGGAGAAGTGCAAGAGGAAGCTAGACATGTACTTCACCATGAGAGCCGCCTGCCCAGAGTTCTTCACCAACAGGGACATCACGAGGCCAGAGCTTATGGACCTTATGTCTAGAGC GCAAGGCCCCACAATGCCCGGATTGACACCATCAGGAAAACGAGTGACTATCTGCAGAG GCCTTGACAAGAACCTCGACACGCACCAACTGAACGACGCGTTCAAGATCGCCATGATGATAGGTGACGTCAGACTTATGGAAGAGATCGAAGGCGTGGCTGGTGACGTGTACATTCTAGATGCTTCTATTGTCGCGCCCAGCCATCTGGGGAAGATTTCACCGTCAGCGCTGAAGAAGTTCTTCATTTGTGTTCAG GAAGCATACCCAATCAAGTTGAAAGAAGTGCACGTGGTGAACGCTACACCGTTAATAGATGCTCTCTTCAATATCATCAAGCCTTTCCTCAAGGAAAAGATGAGGAAAAGG ataCACTTCCACAGCAGTTTCACAGCCCTTCATGAGTACGTGCCGAAGGAGTTGCTCCCAGAAGAATATGGTGGCACTGGATGTTCCCTTGATGAGATTAACA atgcCTGGGTGAAGAAACTAGAAGAATACAGAGACTGGTTCAAGAAACAGGAGTCCATCAAGGCTGATGAGGCTCTCAGACCTGGGAAACCAACGAATTATGATGAACTCTTCGGCATCGACGGATCATTCAGACAACTTTCTATTGATTAG